Genomic segment of Brachyhypopomus gauderio isolate BG-103 chromosome 10, BGAUD_0.2, whole genome shotgun sequence:
GGTGTCCAGCAGGCTTGTAAGGTGAGGTTAACGTGAAGGCTGGACCCAAAGCATGATGCGCTGCATCACCTGATTGGATGCCATCAAGTTTTGCAGGAAAAAAACTTAGTCTTGATTCCAGCAGTACAAAAGCTCCACACTCCGCACGTGTTTAGATACAGGTCCTGTAGTCACCGTAAATGTCACAGCAAAACTGCCCAAAATACAACTAGCCTCTTGCACTTTAAAACCATGATTGTTTTTGTTCCAAACCATGTACTCGAAATCAAAAGGGAAAGTTAACAAATAACTACCTCAAGTTAGtcaaggggggtgggggggagggggcaccTCTTAAATGGCCCTGAAGAAACTCTCCATCCAAATCAAGCTAATGAAATATGTGCATTCATTATGCAAATTGGATTACTGCTCTAccttaaaacaaaaaacccaccAGAACTGTTAGCCAGTCACAACTTAAAACGATGGTCAAGATTCCTGTTCATGTTAAGACTGGTCAAATGAGTTCAAGTGCTCTAGATAGCACGTCATTAATCCCCAACAGTGGCATGGCAAGAGAGCACATGGCAGTCTGTACAGGGGTCAGTTATCGACTACAAACATTTGAGGGTTGTTTCATCAAACCAAGGGTTGAGAGCACTCCCAGTGTACCTACTGTTCACAGACATGTGTAAAGGAATAGCTGCCTGCGTGTTGTTTTCAGTCCAATACATAGAGCTGCTGATAACGTtgaaaggaggggaggggaagtGACCAGAATTAAAAGGTCCCAAGAGCCAATTACTTTTGTAGGCGGGGCAGACAAAAATCCTTACAGATTAATGCCTGCAGTTAATGACCAACAAAGCTGTTTTTTGTAGTGTAGTGCAAATTAAAAAACGGAAAACAAAAACGTACAATCTGAATGTGTTACGCGTCTGAGGGCGTTTTGTGAACAACTAATTTCCTAAAAATTAAACCTCACAAGTTGCCCCATGGGTGTTACATAAGGCTTTGTCTGTGACTTAAACCTGGAATACAAGAGGACCAACACCTGAACATTTCTTACATATTTATCCTCATTTTAAAaaggtaagaaaaaaaaaaaggtcattAAACCCAATGCCAGCAACCTTGTTTGGACCCAAATGCTCTAAACGAACTGTATTGAATGTATACAAATTTCAGTAAGGCTAATACTGCAATGGAATTGTTCGgtcacaaaaaaataaaataaaataaaaaaaaaaaaaaaacccacaaacaccccccaaaaacatatgtACATAATTACACAAACATTTTATTGTTTTGcttaaatatttacaaaagagaTGAGTATATTTAGATGGCAACAATTCATTGTCATATggaagaaaaaggaaaaaaaattaaaaaaaaaatgaacaaataaactTGCTCCCATGACATATGGTCTGGTGCACATGAGCAGAATGGTACATACAAGAATTGTCAACGCAGGCTGAAGAACCTCAGAAGCCAAGAATTACAGGCTCTAGCTAAGGAGTAAGAGTAAAGGAAAACCTGATTTTGCAAGCTCCCACCCCTCTTCTCCACCGGAAGGCTAGAAGGTAGCGAGGCAGCGACAGAGGGCATATCAGCGCTGGAGGGCACCTCATGTTTCTAAATGCAGATGGGAAAAGGGTGCAGCAGGCGCCccacggtgggggggggggggggggggggggggggggggggtcctcagACGAGGATGACGTAGGTGAAGAGAGCCATGATGGCGGCGCTGATGAGGCCGGAGATGGGCACGGTCACAAACCAGGCCATGAAGATGTTTCTGAACAGACGCCAGTCTACAGCCTTACGGGAACGCATCCAGCCCACAGCCACCACGGAGCCCACCTAAGAGCAGACACGGGGACATCAGGACCAGACCCACATCAGACCAGCATTAGCATCAACGGGGCCATCAGACGTCAGCATAGAAGGGCCATTAGACCATCAGAGGCAGCCATCAATTAGTCAAAAGAGTCATCCAAAACTGGGCATTTTGCATGTGTAAAAACTGGTAACATTTGCATTGCACATTGAGAATGACCAACTTGTTAGTTAATCTCTTCCCCATTTTGATGCATCCTGTTCCGCACTGAGCTGTTGATTTTAGTCAATGTCTCTTTGAACAATAATATACATTTAGTGTAAAGTCTTGCAAAGTTGCTAAAGCAGAAAAAAAAGTTGGTAATAAAGACCTGCAATAAACTGCAGTAATTGTACAAAAGAGGAGTTAGATTATATCAACAGTAAATTCAACAAcatggggcggggcaggggtgcATTCCCAGTGTGCATCCTGTTATTAACCTCCCATCCTGCTGAGAGTAGAGAGTATCCACCCTATTCAAATCAGCCCTGCCATTGGCTCGCCTCACCTCAGCTCATATTTGCATAGTGTGAGCAGTCACTCACCTTGCAGTGAGTAGTGGATATAGGAAGTCCAATGTTGGAGGCGACAACCACGGTGACAGCCGAAGCCAGTTCTATACTGAACCCACTGTAAACACAACATTAGAGTTTAGTGGGAGGGGATCAAGAAGAAACCTGGGAGATTAAAAATGTGATGAAGCTACATaaatgacacacacaaaaagaaaataGACATGGCTACACAAAGaaggaatggggggggggggggggggggggggacgggactGAACACAAAACAGAAATTAAGTAGAAAAAGAACACtggggaaagaaagaaaaataaacaactCACCTTGAAGGAGTGATGGGAGTCAGGTCTTTGCCCATGGTCTGGATAACACGACGGCCCCACACCCAGAGCCCAACACAGATCCCCACTCCTCCATACAGCAGGAGCCAGATGGGGGTTGCTGCTTTGGACTCCACAGAACCACTCTCATAGACCAGCCACAGAGCCACAAGTGGACCAATAGCATTACTGCAAGAGGAAGATAAGGAAGTCTAAAGTTACTCAACAAAGGttcacacacacctatcaagAGTCTCAGTGGTTGGATCTCGTCAGCCGTTCCAACACGCTGGCATCATTTGCCCTGATAACAGTATTACCCTGGGCAGCAGACACTGTCCAACATGTTCATCTGTTGTGTACAGACCCAAGCATCTGTTGCTGAAGGACAGTAAAACTGCTCCAAAAGCACCAACATGATCACATTAATATTGTGATCATTAGTAAAAGCTGGGTTCATTTCTTTATAGCCCTCTATTTAGAGACCTTGCTGGAATAAAATAACAGTTCTGTGAGGTGTGAGCTAACCTGACATCATTTCCTCCGTGAGCGAAAGACCCAAAGCAAGCGGTAAGGATCTGCAGGAACTGGAACAGTATGGAGACTTCTGGCTTGTCCGCCTCTGCCCGGTCCTCTTCCAGAGAGCTTCTGCTGCTACCCCGGTCCTCCTCCGCTATCTCCAGCGTGACCTCTCCCTCTTCGAGTGCGTGGGGGGCGCCGTGCTCTGCCACAGCGTTGCAGTAGCTGGTGTAGCTGTCCATGCGGACCCTCTTCCGCTCCTGTGCGCCGCTCTTGTCAGCATGCCCGTCATCGGACGGCCGGAGATCAGAGTCCCGAGGTCTGATCTCACCGTGGAGGCCGATGATGGCCatggtgtaggaggtgtagcTGTTGTTGCGCCGGATGGGCCggtctccaccctcacccatgCAGTCGCCCACCTTGGCCAGATGGAGTTTGTGGAGCAGATCCTTGTAGAGGCCGGAATCCTTGTGGACCGTATGGTACTGGCTATAGCCATTGCTGGGAATGTGCGCTGGGCCACTGTTGAACTGAACATGGACTGTTTTTGGGGCTGTTAGAGGAAGATGGGGTggaagagagaagaaaaaaaaaaataaggcTAATGGTAACCAATAGGGTTAAAAAATAAAACGAGTCCAGTAAGAACAGAGTGCTATGTACATGAGCACAAAACGTACCATTACCATTGCTGAGTTCCGTCTCCTTAGGTTCTGCGTCTTCAGAGTCTCCGATGTCAAAGGTGACTCTGCGTTCCTCAGGTGGAGGTGCACCCTGGTTATGTTGTAAGGCTAGGGTGGCCGTGGCCTCCTCAGGAACCGTTTTGAGGATGGGACAATGGGCCTCAGTTATGTCTTTCTTCTCCATTAGGGGGCTCTCTGAGGGACTGGAAGACTTTATCTCACctagaaaagaaaaaatatgtAGATGTAGCCACATTCACAATTCTTgtcaaaacacaaacattcacaaacatttaaagaaaaataaaattaaattgcagcacacatgcccAACTCGACATTAATGGCTGTTTGTAAACTCGTAATGCTCCTGTTGAAAGCCATGCTAAACACATCGAAACCAAATGAACATATTCTGGAAAGACCAGACATCTGATACCAGGGCAAAaaagtttatatatatttttaaaaactacaCATTTTAACTATTTATAGTATACATCATGATCATGTGATCGGCACAGTAACCGCCATCACTATTGACCAGCTAATATAATACTCTGTACTTCTAGGAAGCTGTGATCCAGACAGATTGTAAATAATTCATAGGGCCCCTCACTCTTTCACTCCTAAGACAATACTAATCCATTCATACTTTAAAGACACTGTTGACCAAGGAGAACGGGGGAAAACAGTCATTAGTATTTTCACCCTTGTTCAAGCATGTCAGTCACTCCGTGAGAAAGTAGCAGAAGTACACGCCCATAGTTCAGGGCTAGATCTGACTAATAGTTCCATATCTGGCCTGAAACAGTGACTTTATAATGTGATGCCATGGTGCTTTTGCTATGGCGTGCCAACAGAGAAACCAAAGCTATTTTTATGACTGAGCCATTCGCTTTATAACCAACACTAAACTTTATGCCGTTATTAACCACCGTTACCAGTTGTGCTCCGTATACAGTCACCCTGACCCTGGTCATGTAGTTTTTGCTAAATCTTGTTGTTTACTCTTTTTGTTGTCCTAATCGACTTTCAAGGCTGATCAGACTGACATGACCAAGTCCAACATCTCTGCTCCTCGTGTCAAGCGCCATGTCGAATGGCTTGTGGTTCATTTTAACCCATTAGCCACTTTTCCGTTTGGCTCAAGTCTTAGTTGAGCCACTAATGCCAGACGGCAACATCTCGGTCACAGTCACAGGCTGTTCATATCCATCAGGTGAAGAATTACCGGATCACTCCGACCGAATTACATCAATTACCCTGTCCTAATTCCTTCCTAGACAGACTGTGCAGACCGTGGACCAACAGGCATATTATTAGGCAACATAATGGCTAAGTATTTAAACAACTGCGGACACCCGATCCCATTTACTCCGAAGGCGGGGTTTCAGTTCAAAAGCAAGCGACCTTTTTAGGGTGTCCGCTGCCAAGATTTTATTCCAGGGTTTTGATGAGACTGCAGCATCACAGCAGGTCAACCATTGGTCATGTTAACATTTCTTTTGCAACAGATGAGTTACAAGCTATAGGTATCTCAAAGCCAATTTAACTGAAATGAGCCAGCCACTCTGTCAACGCCCTGTCCATCACATGAGTACACCTAGCCTCCCCTGAGGCCAGGTTACTGTAGATTGTATAACATTTTATTGTGCTATTTATACCATTTAATGGAGTTTAAAGGACATCCGACTCACTTCATCTCTATCCACTTGATGGATAAAATACATGCAATGTATTAAGGCCATGTGGCAACGCTCCCCTCACTACTAGTTTCAAAGGTTGTCCAAACAACTCTAGATTTTCACAGAATACTTAGGACATTAAACAAGCTGATTTTTAAGTACTACACCTTAATTCAATATGCAAAGGAAAAGTTAAAAATGCTGGAATCGTCTTAAGGTCACAGTGTATTTTTTAGAACCGCTGCTTTGCATATCCTGTTTAAAAAGACAGGTGCTTAAACCAATTCTGTTCCGTCCATTCTGTTCAGATTGCTTAACTATATTATCTGGACATTATCTGGTTGTACATGTTCTGGTTTAGAAGATCACAGCTGTCCAACACAACTGCTTACcaacataaaataaatagtaaataaataataacttaCGTTCGATCTTCTTCTTGAGGCAGGGGCAAACAGCAAACCAGACGATGATACCGGTGAGCAGGGCACATCCAATGGAGATCAGTAGGACGCCCCACCAGGGCAGCTTATCGAAGCCCAGCACTATAGAGGCAGCGTCCGCAGGACAGGGGCAGAGACATGGGGGAACGCACAAGGAAcaagggggagagaggaaagGCGTTTTTTAAGACAAGAGGCAGCATGCGCTACCGTTACACATCCTCAATGGTACTCGAGGAAGGGCAGGGATGGATGGTGTCGCCTTGACTGTTGGTAGCAGTGGAGCAGACTGGATCAGAACAATGTCCAGCAAAAATGACCACGGTCACGTTGTGAGAAGCATTGGGGggattaaaaataattttgccCTCCTACATTATATAAAAATTTCTAAATAAAATTCTGAAGGGCATTCACACTGCCACAGGAACATCTGAGCCAGAGCACAGTATGGTCTGCAGGTACGTGACAAATATGCCAGCCAGGTAATGAATGTGTGGTTACGCAACATCCCTGGCCAACAGGGGAATGTGAAGCCCTGCCGAAGCTGCACTGGGCTACGTGCACGACAGTCTTCATGGACAGGACACACCCCGTAAAAACCTGCTTCAGGGAGCACTTCCGTAGGTCTACTGGACTCCCACTTTTGGGTTAGCAGGAcaagaaacattaaaataaaaacattgcatgtgtgcatattacacaatatatattttacacacacacacacacacacacacacacacacacacacacacacacacacacacacacacacactttactgcTCAAGGTAGAGGGGTTAGTTCAGTGCAAAGACTGCAAAAAGCTTGAGGGGAATGTAACCACCAGAAGACGGGCATTAAATATTCCTCAGAGGGAGTCCACAATCAACCAAATGTGTTGACAAAAAACAAAGTTATAAAAGGGATGGGGTTGGGAGGGCCGAATCATACTGTAAATATTCAGGTCAGGACCCTCTCCTGCCAGACAGGTTCGCCAGATGCTCTTGGGCCAAAGTAAAGACCCGGGCGGAGGTGGCTGGTGGTGCAGACGGGAGACAGAGGGCACAGGGAGGTGGTGGCTCTGCTGCTCCCTCCTGCGCTGACTCAGCCTCAGTCACGCGCTCCTGCTGCAGGACACTGCAgcaggaaaaagaaaaaataaaaaccctCCCATCGCTCCACGGGCGAGGAGGAAGGCGAGGACAAGTAGTACTGCTCACTTTTTTGGAGGGGGAGGTGAGTGGTAACTTGCTTTCCCTCCCCACAGGCATGACTCAGTAAGCAGTGTACGAGACTAAACAGGTGTGGCATCCGGTTAAGTCTGGGGAATGAGCAGACCACCAAAAAAACCAGGGGGTGGGTGTAGCTCGTCTGCTGGGCCAGTCCTGCACTTGAAGGGGGTTTTGTTCAGCAGGTGTGGGAAAACGTGGGCAGGTTCAGTGTTTACTGCGGGTTTAGCAGGGAAGGCATGTGCTGTTTGGAGCTACCTCCGAACAAACACCCTCTAAACAAAAGAGGGCCATCCAGACCGCAGCTGCTCTGTGGTAGGAGTGAATGGGAGCAGACTGCACGCAGCCGCCACATGTCCACCCAAGCTAACCCGCGGCCCACATTACACAATAAGAGTCATCGTCCCCATACACAACAAAATTCCATTCCACACTGAAAGAATAATTATGATTTGGTACAGGAGGGTAGTCATTTTGGTCAAGCATGACTACTCTGTGGTAATGGCCCCAGTCATGTGTTTCGCGAATGGTGTTTGCACCGATTGATTAAAATTTCCACCGTTTAGGACACCGTGTGGATGTTTATAACTTACCACTGGCAAAAACCAGTTTGCCAACATGTTTCTAACTCTGTTAGGTTTACCCTTTGCACCAATAGGTAACCTATGTCTGGCATCCCATAAGAAGTTATAAAACATCTACTACATAGGAATGaattgtaaaaattaattaagCTTCTATAAGTTAAAGGACACCAAGCtacttttaccttttttgaGGATACTGAGATTATGGAAAATAACCCTATTTAGTTGGGATCCTGTGTATTACACATTTTTTTATGACTTACGCCAAGGTTCTAATTTGGTCTTCAAGATCTGCAATCTTAAAACTACCTTTGAACAAATGTTTGTTCGACTATAGAGTTCACAATTTGAAAGTTTGGCCTAAAAATGTTGGTCTTGATACCCAGGGCATTTAGAACTAAAAATGTATTTCAAGGCTCAGTTTTTCATACTTCCACAATTTCTGTTATctgggtatctgcacatttttaaatctcaaattcaatgacttttaagacctttttaatacctctcacaagaaaaaataatactattaccggggatgcaggtgtgttccacatcgttggtgtgggggggtggggggggaggcgaacgagaattgttgacgttgttgaggccgtatactccaacactagaaatctagcactaggaccctggagcggttattttctgcattagcgctagatccggcaaagttcacatcgcgccagaacaactgaacacacacttataataatttaatgcctcccctcataaaattacagacattttaagacatttttaggccttgaatatggaaaactaaatttaagacattttaagactttttaaggacccgcgggtaccctggttATGCCATTTTACTGTTATATCTCACGTTATTTTATGGGGCTGAACATtgtacattattattttttatcttGATTGACTGCTGCCTGGGTAACTAGCAATTGTCACAGACGCTAATTAAAGTTAAATACTTTTGTTCTTATATTTACATTAACACCCCAGTATTAACACCCCAGCCAGGGGAGCTGGATGATCCACTGAGGAATCAGATCAGAAATCTAGCAAACTGGATGCCTGTTGTCACTCACACAAAAAAGCGATGATATGTATGTTTCTAGGTAGCAAGATTGATGAAAGGACACAGGGGTCAAGGTATTTCTGGCCGAATTCACATGTGTGCGAGCGTGTCGACTTGCGGCAATGCCAAGGGAATCTTTGACTGTAACTTAATCTTGACTTTGGCATCTTGGCCCACAGCTGATTACAGTAGAAGCTCAAAGCTTCTCACCAGAGTTCTTACTTCACACCGTACTGTGCGACAGTCTGTCCGCTTTCCTCCTCAGGGGCGTGTTAAAGTAAAACCAGGACAGGGAGGGGAGCTCCAAGAAATGGGACAGGCATACCGCGAAAAGGAAATGTTGCGTCTTTACAAGTCTAGCAGATTTTTACAGGCCCATTTTAACTATGCAATGACTTTAAACTAAGAGACAGAACACAGCTTTCCACATAAGCTGTTACATATTCGACTCCAGCCTCGTGTTGGATGTGAACTTCAAAAATATTCTTCTCCACTCCCATGCCTGGAGGGCTACAGCCTCGAACATTCACAGCTCAGAGCTAATCAGGCAAAGCACCAAAACCTCTTTCAAGGTGTAAACAGTGTTCTCATAGTCATGTGGCACTATGTCATGACTCAGTTTTCTCTCTGCTGTTGAAGCTTAAAGTTTGAGAATCAATGtaacgggggtgggggggacttTAGTGAACCTGGTGTTTTCTAGAAAGGAAATCCTAAACCAAGGTGCACTAACCTTCCACCTTAAAGATCAGTTACATTGCTGACTTCTAACTAGTTTCTTGGTTATATTGAGACTTGGTTTGGTCAGCCAAGAGTGCAAATGAACTCTGCAGGAGCAGGATATTGACTATCTAACTAACAAACAAGGAGCTGTAGTCATTCAGATATGTGAATGTTGAGCGCTTTACTAGAAGAGAGCAACAGCGCACAAGTGAGCTGGACCTACAGGGCGACAgcagaggaggaagacgaggaggtGGGGGCTGTCTGCACCTCCACTTCCTGAAAGTCAGTCACCAAGTGTGGCACAAGCTTGGGATAAACACCCACGGTAAAAAAATATTCGAGTGCCAATTCGCCAAAAAaaattggaggggggggggggggggggtgttcgaGACAATTTGAGACGGAGCTCAAGATCTTCGTGTTTTAGAATTAGACGGCACAAAAATATTGCTACACTCCCACAGGGCACTATTTTTAATAATGGGCATATGTGCAACTAAAATTtgtattattttttgggttgggtgggggATATTAATAGGTCATTTAATGTACTTGCTCAAAAATGTTACTACAAAGCAGTACAAATAGAATGACTGGTAGTGGCCAAAAAGTAGCCTTCATGAGTGCAACATCTTAatctccagaaatgtttaaatatgaATTGTGTTTGAGAACTGGAGTAGCAATGGAGTTGGTGTAGAGGGAAGCTGAACACTCATGGAGAATACACGAGGGTTTGCAGAAACAGCAATGCCGCACCTCAGTTAAGTACCGAAATAGTTAATGTATTGAAATACTTTAAAGGGTTGAAAATATCTTTAAACTACGCTCACAAAAGTCTATGAGAGGAAATTGTAAAATTCTTGGTTTGAGATTTACAGATGACGAGCGCatgcataaaataaataaataaaactcctTCCTGAAAAGTATTTTTATATCTGGAGATTTATATGTAGCTTCTTTGAAGGCAACTACATTGATAAGTGACCCACTGAAGATTAAAGGAAGATGCAGATCATTTTCCTCCCAATTATGTTGATGCGTGTTATATACACTGATCTTCTGATATAGCTATAGTCTGAATTAAATTGGAATGTGTGAATAGGAAAGAGAAGACATGCTTACTCTTATTATAGAAAATTATCTGGGTGAACcgacatatttaaaaaaatttaagaTGGTCTGCAGCAATTTCTCTGGTAACATTGGCCACTTTGCTTCTTAAATCATGTATATAATCATGAATACCCCCTCCAAACCTCATTTCTTTCACCATGGCCTTAGTCCACAGACACACCGATATTCTCACTACCTTTGTTCTCAAATTCTCTCTGATGCCCCTGTAATTGGGATTGTGTGGGTGGGATTTGTGGTGGGTTCTGCTATGTGCATATGAAGCACCTTTCCGTGCCTACTGAGAGTGcatacatgaacacactcaTGTGCGAATCTCGTCATACTCTGGCCTGTAGCCTTCATATGGCCCAGGCCAGCTGACTTCTTGAATTGCTGATGCCTGTAGgtagaagaaaacaaaaaaggaGCAAAAAAAGTGCTCATTTAATGGGGTTCCAAAATGGTacgaaaaatataaaaaattaaatGCACAGCCAACAGCACTTAAAAAGGTGTAGCATAAGACACAGCTACTACAGGACTGAAGAATGAAGATTCTGTTTGATGGATGCCAACTCTAGTCCTGTGTTTTTTTCCCAGCTGTGTTCAAAAAGGACAGGAAGGCTGATACAGATGTCAATACAGACAAATACCACAAAAGGTCCATCAAAGGTCCATGGAGCTTCCTCAAAGCTCACGGTTAGACACTACATTGTTAAATCAGCCTGGACTCTCAGCCTGGCCAGAGATGGGCATTGGGTTAAACCAAAAGGGTTATTTACACATCAGCGGCTGCTTGAATGTGCAAGGTGAGGCTACGGAGGAGCAATACTCACTTGGCGCTCCTGTAAACATGATGGAGAAGAAGTTGATTCCCATGGTAGCAGCATAGAAGACAGGCAAAGCCCGCAGACCATTGGGAACGGGATCCTTCTGT
This window contains:
- the slc20a1b gene encoding sodium-dependent phosphate transporter 1-B isoform X1 — encoded protein: MVSATLATVTMSTLGLDAQGPMTDYLWLLIVGFIIAFILAFSVGANDVANSFGTAVGSGVVTLKVACILATVFETLGSVMLGAKVSETIRKGIIDVNMYNSSELMAGSVSAMVGSAVWQLVASFLKLPISGTHCIVGATIGYSLVAKGQQGVRWLELLRIVGSWFLSPLLSGVMSAILFYSVRVFILQKKDPVPNGLRALPVFYAATMGINFFSIMFTGAPMLGFDKLPWWGVLLISIGCALLTGIIVWFAVCPCLKKKIEREIKSSSPSESPLMEKKDITEAHCPILKTVPEEATATLALQHNQGAPPPEERRVTFDIGDSEDAEPKETELSNGNAPKTVHVQFNSGPAHIPSNGYSQYHTVHKDSGLYKDLLHKLHLAKVGDCMGEGGDRPIRRNNSYTSYTMAIIGLHGEIRPRDSDLRPSDDGHADKSGAQERKRVRMDSYTSYCNAVAEHGAPHALEEGEVTLEIAEEDRGSSRSSLEEDRAEADKPEVSILFQFLQILTACFGSFAHGGNDVSNAIGPLVALWLVYESGSVESKAATPIWLLLYGGVGICVGLWVWGRRVIQTMGKDLTPITPSSGFSIELASAVTVVVASNIGLPISTTHCKVGSVVAVGWMRSRKAVDWRLFRNIFMAWFVTVPISGLISAAIMALFTYVILV
- the slc20a1b gene encoding sodium-dependent phosphate transporter 1-B isoform X2; translated protein: MVSATLATVTMSTLGLDAQGPMTDYLWLLIVGFIIAFILAFSVGANDVANSFGTAVGSGVVTLKVACILATVFETLGSVMLGAKVSETIRKGIIDVNMYNSSELMAGSVSAMVGSAVWQLVASFLKLPISGTHCIVGATIGYSLVAKGQQGVRWLELLRIVGSWFLSPLLSGVMSAILFYSVRVFILQKKDPVPNGLRALPVFYAATMGINFFSIMFTGAPMLGFDKLPWWGVLLISIGCALLTGIIVWFAVCPCLKKKIEREIKSSSPSESPLMEKKDITEAHCPILKTVPEEATATLALQHNQGAPPPEERRVTFDIGDSEDAEPKETELSNAPKTVHVQFNSGPAHIPSNGYSQYHTVHKDSGLYKDLLHKLHLAKVGDCMGEGGDRPIRRNNSYTSYTMAIIGLHGEIRPRDSDLRPSDDGHADKSGAQERKRVRMDSYTSYCNAVAEHGAPHALEEGEVTLEIAEEDRGSSRSSLEEDRAEADKPEVSILFQFLQILTACFGSFAHGGNDVSNAIGPLVALWLVYESGSVESKAATPIWLLLYGGVGICVGLWVWGRRVIQTMGKDLTPITPSSGFSIELASAVTVVVASNIGLPISTTHCKVGSVVAVGWMRSRKAVDWRLFRNIFMAWFVTVPISGLISAAIMALFTYVILV